Proteins co-encoded in one Hyla sarda isolate aHylSar1 chromosome 4, aHylSar1.hap1, whole genome shotgun sequence genomic window:
- the TNFAIP8L3 gene encoding tumor necrosis factor alpha-induced protein 8-like protein 3 isoform X3, with translation MQHEGPEHFSSKSFAVQAQKKILSKMATKTMANMFIDDISSEIFDELFKATKEHVRNKKEAHKILKDLIKVAVKVGILYRNNQFSPEELEIVEKFRKKLNQTAMTAVSFYEVEYTFDKSVLSGLLHECKNLLHELVQRHLTPKSHARINRVFNHFADVEFLTALYSLDGSCRPYLRRICEGVNKLLDERVV, from the coding sequence GACCAGAACATTTTAGCTCCAAAAGCTTCGCAGTACAAGCTCAAAAGAAAATTCTGAGCAAAATGGCTACAAAGACTATGGCAAATATGTTTATTGACGACATAAGCAGCGAGATCTTTGATGAGCTTTTCAAAGCAACTAAAGAACACGTGAGGAATAAGAAAGAGGCTCACAAAATCCTAAAGGACCTTATCAAGGTTGCGGTAAAAGTTGGCATTCTGTATAGGAATAACCAGTTCAGTCCTGAAGAACTGGAGATCGTGGAGAAATTCAGGAAAAAGCTCAACCAGACGGCTATGACAGCAGTCAGTTTCTATGAAGTGGAATACACGTTTGATAAAAGTGTTCTTTCTGGACTACTACACGAATGCAAAAACCTACTTCATGAATTGGTACAGCGCCACTTGACGCCGAAGTCTCACGCGCGAATCAACAGGGTCTTCAATCACTTTGCGGATGTTGAATTCCTTACCGCCCTTTATAGCCTTGATGGAAGCTGCAGGCCGTACCTCAGAAGGATTTGCGAAGGCGTCAATAAATTGCTGGATGAAAGAGTTGTCTAA
- the TNFAIP8L3 gene encoding tumor necrosis factor alpha-induced protein 8-like protein 3 isoform X5, which yields MATKTMANMFIDDISSEIFDELFKATKEHVRNKKEAHKILKDLIKVAVKVGILYRNNQFSPEELEIVEKFRKKLNQTAMTAVSFYEVEYTFDKSVLSGLLHECKNLLHELVQRHLTPKSHARINRVFNHFADVEFLTALYSLDGSCRPYLRRICEGVNKLLDERVV from the coding sequence ATGGCTACAAAGACTATGGCAAATATGTTTATTGACGACATAAGCAGCGAGATCTTTGATGAGCTTTTCAAAGCAACTAAAGAACACGTGAGGAATAAGAAAGAGGCTCACAAAATCCTAAAGGACCTTATCAAGGTTGCGGTAAAAGTTGGCATTCTGTATAGGAATAACCAGTTCAGTCCTGAAGAACTGGAGATCGTGGAGAAATTCAGGAAAAAGCTCAACCAGACGGCTATGACAGCAGTCAGTTTCTATGAAGTGGAATACACGTTTGATAAAAGTGTTCTTTCTGGACTACTACACGAATGCAAAAACCTACTTCATGAATTGGTACAGCGCCACTTGACGCCGAAGTCTCACGCGCGAATCAACAGGGTCTTCAATCACTTTGCGGATGTTGAATTCCTTACCGCCCTTTATAGCCTTGATGGAAGCTGCAGGCCGTACCTCAGAAGGATTTGCGAAGGCGTCAATAAATTGCTGGATGAAAGAGTTGTCTAA
- the TNFAIP8L3 gene encoding tumor necrosis factor alpha-induced protein 8-like protein 3 isoform X4, translating into MLGPEHFSSKSFAVQAQKKILSKMATKTMANMFIDDISSEIFDELFKATKEHVRNKKEAHKILKDLIKVAVKVGILYRNNQFSPEELEIVEKFRKKLNQTAMTAVSFYEVEYTFDKSVLSGLLHECKNLLHELVQRHLTPKSHARINRVFNHFADVEFLTALYSLDGSCRPYLRRICEGVNKLLDERVV; encoded by the coding sequence GACCAGAACATTTTAGCTCCAAAAGCTTCGCAGTACAAGCTCAAAAGAAAATTCTGAGCAAAATGGCTACAAAGACTATGGCAAATATGTTTATTGACGACATAAGCAGCGAGATCTTTGATGAGCTTTTCAAAGCAACTAAAGAACACGTGAGGAATAAGAAAGAGGCTCACAAAATCCTAAAGGACCTTATCAAGGTTGCGGTAAAAGTTGGCATTCTGTATAGGAATAACCAGTTCAGTCCTGAAGAACTGGAGATCGTGGAGAAATTCAGGAAAAAGCTCAACCAGACGGCTATGACAGCAGTCAGTTTCTATGAAGTGGAATACACGTTTGATAAAAGTGTTCTTTCTGGACTACTACACGAATGCAAAAACCTACTTCATGAATTGGTACAGCGCCACTTGACGCCGAAGTCTCACGCGCGAATCAACAGGGTCTTCAATCACTTTGCGGATGTTGAATTCCTTACCGCCCTTTATAGCCTTGATGGAAGCTGCAGGCCGTACCTCAGAAGGATTTGCGAAGGCGTCAATAAATTGCTGGATGAAAGAGTTGTCTAA
- the TNFAIP8L3 gene encoding tumor necrosis factor alpha-induced protein 8-like protein 3 isoform X1, whose translation MDTDSGDLSEGELSPGPEHFSSKSFAVQAQKKILSKMATKTMANMFIDDISSEIFDELFKATKEHVRNKKEAHKILKDLIKVAVKVGILYRNNQFSPEELEIVEKFRKKLNQTAMTAVSFYEVEYTFDKSVLSGLLHECKNLLHELVQRHLTPKSHARINRVFNHFADVEFLTALYSLDGSCRPYLRRICEGVNKLLDERVV comes from the coding sequence GACCAGAACATTTTAGCTCCAAAAGCTTCGCAGTACAAGCTCAAAAGAAAATTCTGAGCAAAATGGCTACAAAGACTATGGCAAATATGTTTATTGACGACATAAGCAGCGAGATCTTTGATGAGCTTTTCAAAGCAACTAAAGAACACGTGAGGAATAAGAAAGAGGCTCACAAAATCCTAAAGGACCTTATCAAGGTTGCGGTAAAAGTTGGCATTCTGTATAGGAATAACCAGTTCAGTCCTGAAGAACTGGAGATCGTGGAGAAATTCAGGAAAAAGCTCAACCAGACGGCTATGACAGCAGTCAGTTTCTATGAAGTGGAATACACGTTTGATAAAAGTGTTCTTTCTGGACTACTACACGAATGCAAAAACCTACTTCATGAATTGGTACAGCGCCACTTGACGCCGAAGTCTCACGCGCGAATCAACAGGGTCTTCAATCACTTTGCGGATGTTGAATTCCTTACCGCCCTTTATAGCCTTGATGGAAGCTGCAGGCCGTACCTCAGAAGGATTTGCGAAGGCGTCAATAAATTGCTGGATGAAAGAGTTGTCTAA
- the TNFAIP8L3 gene encoding tumor necrosis factor alpha-induced protein 8-like protein 3 isoform X2, with product MLGNREYNISSGPEHFSSKSFAVQAQKKILSKMATKTMANMFIDDISSEIFDELFKATKEHVRNKKEAHKILKDLIKVAVKVGILYRNNQFSPEELEIVEKFRKKLNQTAMTAVSFYEVEYTFDKSVLSGLLHECKNLLHELVQRHLTPKSHARINRVFNHFADVEFLTALYSLDGSCRPYLRRICEGVNKLLDERVV from the coding sequence GACCAGAACATTTTAGCTCCAAAAGCTTCGCAGTACAAGCTCAAAAGAAAATTCTGAGCAAAATGGCTACAAAGACTATGGCAAATATGTTTATTGACGACATAAGCAGCGAGATCTTTGATGAGCTTTTCAAAGCAACTAAAGAACACGTGAGGAATAAGAAAGAGGCTCACAAAATCCTAAAGGACCTTATCAAGGTTGCGGTAAAAGTTGGCATTCTGTATAGGAATAACCAGTTCAGTCCTGAAGAACTGGAGATCGTGGAGAAATTCAGGAAAAAGCTCAACCAGACGGCTATGACAGCAGTCAGTTTCTATGAAGTGGAATACACGTTTGATAAAAGTGTTCTTTCTGGACTACTACACGAATGCAAAAACCTACTTCATGAATTGGTACAGCGCCACTTGACGCCGAAGTCTCACGCGCGAATCAACAGGGTCTTCAATCACTTTGCGGATGTTGAATTCCTTACCGCCCTTTATAGCCTTGATGGAAGCTGCAGGCCGTACCTCAGAAGGATTTGCGAAGGCGTCAATAAATTGCTGGATGAAAGAGTTGTCTAA